AGCTTCGCGGTCTTGTTCAGCCCCAGGTTGCGCTGCTTGCGGATCTTGATGAAGTCGTCGAGGAACCCCACCACGCCGAGGCCGACCGCGAGGAACAGCACCAGCAGGCCGGACGCGGACGGGCCGTCGTTCGCGGAGCTGCCGGAGCCGATCCAGTTCATCAGGTGCGCGGCGAAGTAGCCGACCACCATCGCGATGATGATCGCGACCCCGCCCATCGTGGGCGTGCCGCGCTTGGACTTGTGGCCCTGCGGGCCCTCCTCGCGGATCTCCTGGCCGAAGCCCTGCCGGGAGAACACCCGGATGAGGTAGGGCGTGAGCAGGATGGAGACCAGGAGACCGATCGCGGCCGCGATCAGAATGCTGATCACGCAACACCTTCCTTGAGCAGTGCGTCAGCGACGAGCCAGAGCTCGGCGACCTTCGAAGCCTTCACGAGCACGACGTCACCGGGTTCCAGCTGCTCGCGCAGGAGGTCGATCGCGGCGGCGGCGTCGGGCACCAGCACGGACTCCTCACCCCACGAACCTTCGTGGCTGGCGCCCTGGTGCATCGCGGCGGCCTCGTCTCCGACCACCACGAGCCTGCTGATGTTGAGCCGGACCGCGAGGCGGCCGATCTCGTCGTGCGCGGACACGCTATCGGCACCGAGTTCGCCCATCACACCGAGGACCGCCCAAGACCGCTTGCCGCGGCTGGCCGAGGCCAGTGTCTTGAGCGCGGCGCGCATCGACTCCGGGTTGGCGTTGTAGGAGTCGTTCATGACTACGACGCCGTCGGCCCTGGTGGTGACCTCCATGCGGCGCGCGGAGCGGCGCTGGGCGGCCGACAGGCGCTGCGCGACCTCCTCGACGGTCGCGCCCAGTTCGAGCGCGATCGCGGCGGCCGTGAGCGCGTTGCCGACGTGGTGCTCGCCGTACAGCGACAGCGTCACGGGCGCCTCCCCGGCGGGGGTGATGAGCCGGAAGGAGGCGCGGGCCTGCTCGTCGAGGGTGATGTCCTCGGCGCGCACCTGCGCGTCCGGGTGCTCGCCGACGCCGACGACGCGGGCCGTCGTGCGGCTCGCCATCGCCGCGACCAGCGGATCGTCCAGGTTGAGGACCGCGACCCCGCCCTCCTCCGCCGACGGCAGGGCCTCGACCAGCTCGCCCTTGGTCTTGGCGATGGCCTCGCGCGAGCCGAACTCGCCGACGTGTGCGCTGCCCACGTTGAGCACCGCGCCGATGCGCGGCGGGGCGACCTCCGCGAGGTGCGCGATGTGGCCGGGCCCGCGGGCGGACATCTCCAGCACCAGGTGGCGGGTGCGCTCGTCGGCGCGCAGGGCGGTCCACGGGTGGCCCAGCTCGTTGTTGAACGATCCGGGCGGCGCGACCGTCTCGCCCATCGGCTCCAGCAGCTGCGCGATGAGGTCCTTGGTGGAGGTCTTGCCGGAGGAGCCGGTGACCCCGACGACGGTGAGGCCGCCGCGGGAAAGCTCGATCACCACGTGCCGGGCGAGCTTGGCCAGCGCGGCCAGCACGGCGGCGCCGGAGCCGTCCTTGTCGCCGGTCAGCGCCAGCGCGCGCTCGTGCGCCTGGCCGGGTGGCAGCGGCGGCACGATCACCGCGGGGGCGTCGACCTCGCGCGCGGCCAGCACACCGGCGGCGCCGCTCTCGACCGCCTTGGCGGCGAAGGCGTGCCCGTCGACCTTCTCGCCGGGCAGGGCGACGAACAGCCCGCCCGGGGTGAGGCGGCGCGAGTCGAACTCGACGCTGCCGGTGACCGTCTCGCGTCCGTCGGTGCGGTGCAGCCGCCCGCCGGTGACGGCGGCGATCTGCTCCAGGGTCAGCGGGATCAACGGGTCTCCTGGTTCTCTTCGAGCCGGCGCCGGATCGCCGCCGCCAGCTCGTCGCGGTCGGAGAAGGGGTGCACGACGCCCGCGGCCTCCTGGCCGGTCTCGTGGCCCTTCCCCGCGATCAGCACGACGTCCCCGGCCCCGGCCAGCTCGACGGCCTTGACGATCGCCTCGCGCCGGTCGCCGATCTCCAGCACCTCGCCCGCGTCGTGACCGGCCGCGCGGGCCCCGGTCAGCATCGCGGCGCGGATCGCGGCCGGGTCCTCCGACCGCGGGTTGTCGTCGGTGACGATGAGGACCTCGCTGCGCTTCGCGGCGGCCTCGCCCATCATCGGGCGCTTCGCGGTGTCCCGGTCGCCACCGCAGCCGAGGACGGTGATGATCCGGCCCTCGGTGCGGGCGCGCAGGGCGTCCAGCGCCTGCGCCACCGCGGCCGGCTTGTGCGCGTAGTCGACGACGGCTGTGAAGTCCTGGCCCAGGTACACCCGCTCCATCCGGCCGGGGACCTCCACGTGCGCCAGGCCGGTGACCGTCTCCTCCAGCGTCACGCCGCAGGTCTCCAGGATCGCCGCGGCCAGCAGCGCGTTGGCGATGTTGAACGTGCCCGGCAGCGGCAGCGTGGCGCGCGCGGTGCGGCCGGCAGGCGAGTGCAGCGTGAAGCTCTGCTCACCGGTCGGCGTGGTGGCGAAGTCGGTGGCGGTCCAGCTGGCGTCCACCCCCGGCTCGGTGGTCACGGTGATCGTGTGCGGCGTGACCAGCGCCTGGCCCCACGCGGTGTCGATGCACACCACCTCGGTGGTGGAGCGGCCGTCGAACAGCAGCGACTTGGCGGCGAAGTACTCCTCCATGTCGCGGTGGAAGTCCAGGTGGTCCTGGGAGAGGTTGGTGAACGCGCCGACCGCGAAGCGGGTGCCGTTGACGCGGCCCAGCGCGAGCGCGTGGCTGGACACCTCCATCGGCACGTGCGTGACGCCCTGCTCGACCATCACCGCGAGCAGCGCCTGCAGGTCCGGCGCCTCGGGCGTGGTGAACGCGCTGGCCAGCCGCTCCCCGGCGATGCGGGTCTCGATGGTGCCGATCAGGCCGGTCACGTGCCCGGCGGCGCGCAGGCCCGACTCCACCAGGTAGGTCGTGGTGGTCTTGCCCGACGTGCCGGTGATGCCGAGGACGGCCAGCTCCAGCGACGGCTCGCCGTAGATCCAGGCGGCCATCGAGCCGAGCACCCCGCGCGGGTCCGGGTGCACCAGCACCGGGACGCCCGCCTCGCGCAGCGCCGGCCGGTCCGCGCCCGCCTCGTCGGTGAGCACCGCCGCCGCCCCGGCCGCGATGGCCTCCGCGGCGAAGTCCGCCCCGTGCGCCCGCGCGCCGGGCAGCGCGGCGAACAGGTCGCCGGGCAGGACGTGCTGGGCCCGCAGGGTGGCCCCCGTGACGACCGTGTCGCCCGGCCAGTGCGGCTCGCCGACCAGGCGCGCGTCCGCGCGCGCGACGAGCGTGGTGAGCGGGACCGGCTCGATGCGGGTCGGCCGTGGCGGCGCCACCGCCGCCTTCACCGGGCTGTCCGGTACCCGCCCCTTCGCTTCCTGCGACATGGTGCTGCTTCCAGACGCTTCCACCGACACAGCACGGAAGGTTACCGAGCCGGGATTCCCCGCTTGCGGGCCGGTACTCCTAGGCCGTGTGTCTCGATTGGA
The window above is part of the Amycolatopsis thermoflava N1165 genome. Proteins encoded here:
- a CDS encoding UDP-N-acetylmuramoyl-tripeptide--D-alanyl-D-alanine ligase, with the protein product MIPLTLEQIAAVTGGRLHRTDGRETVTGSVEFDSRRLTPGGLFVALPGEKVDGHAFAAKAVESGAAGVLAAREVDAPAVIVPPLPPGQAHERALALTGDKDGSGAAVLAALAKLARHVVIELSRGGLTVVGVTGSSGKTSTKDLIAQLLEPMGETVAPPGSFNNELGHPWTALRADERTRHLVLEMSARGPGHIAHLAEVAPPRIGAVLNVGSAHVGEFGSREAIAKTKGELVEALPSAEEGGVAVLNLDDPLVAAMASRTTARVVGVGEHPDAQVRAEDITLDEQARASFRLITPAGEAPVTLSLYGEHHVGNALTAAAIALELGATVEEVAQRLSAAQRRSARRMEVTTRADGVVVMNDSYNANPESMRAALKTLASASRGKRSWAVLGVMGELGADSVSAHDEIGRLAVRLNISRLVVVGDEAAAMHQGASHEGSWGEESVLVPDAAAAIDLLREQLEPGDVVLVKASKVAELWLVADALLKEGVA
- a CDS encoding UDP-N-acetylmuramoyl-L-alanyl-D-glutamate--2,6-diaminopimelate ligase yields the protein MSQEAKGRVPDSPVKAAVAPPRPTRIEPVPLTTLVARADARLVGEPHWPGDTVVTGATLRAQHVLPGDLFAALPGARAHGADFAAEAIAAGAAAVLTDEAGADRPALREAGVPVLVHPDPRGVLGSMAAWIYGEPSLELAVLGITGTSGKTTTTYLVESGLRAAGHVTGLIGTIETRIAGERLASAFTTPEAPDLQALLAVMVEQGVTHVPMEVSSHALALGRVNGTRFAVGAFTNLSQDHLDFHRDMEEYFAAKSLLFDGRSTTEVVCIDTAWGQALVTPHTITVTTEPGVDASWTATDFATTPTGEQSFTLHSPAGRTARATLPLPGTFNIANALLAAAILETCGVTLEETVTGLAHVEVPGRMERVYLGQDFTAVVDYAHKPAAVAQALDALRARTEGRIITVLGCGGDRDTAKRPMMGEAAAKRSEVLIVTDDNPRSEDPAAIRAAMLTGARAAGHDAGEVLEIGDRREAIVKAVELAGAGDVVLIAGKGHETGQEAAGVVHPFSDRDELAAAIRRRLEENQETR